From the genome of Candidatus Neomarinimicrobiota bacterium:
ATAGCAATATCCCCATCCTTCGCTGCTACTGCAAAGTTTTGTCCCGGAGCACTGAACTGCTCCAGAACTTTGAAAAAGGTCTCTATATCACCAGCCAGGTTCATCCCCAGAATGGCACTCATCTCATTGGATGGGTCGTGAGCGGACCAGCGCATGGCCAATCCTACGGGGTGACCATTTTCCAGCTGGTGTTCACCAAATTTTACCAGGGGACCAAAACGGGTAATGGCAAATGTATCCAAAACGGCCTCACCATCTTTAACCATGATCTCTTCAATACGAAGCTCTGAGCTGACCCACTCATCCAGATATAGATACTCAGAATAGCTCGCATCTTTAAATTCAAGTTCGAACCAGTCCATGACATCGCTGCCGGCATTGGTCAAACCCCAGGCAATATTTTCATTAAACCCGATGATGACCGCAGGAGCGCCGGGCATAGATACTCCATAAACATTCATGTCGGGAGTGTGTAATTGAATCTCATACCAGATAGAGGGCAGTTTGAGACCAAGGTGGGGATCATTGGCCAAAATCGGGAAACCTGATGCCGTTTTCTCACCAGACACCGCCCAATTATTACTACCATTGTCTTTATCTGGTTCCCCTGTGCGCAGGTCACGTACAAATTGTGGTTCAAATGGCGCCGGTTCTGCATCAGTTATTAGGGGATCAAAGCGCCACGGCTTAGCCGCAGGGATGATTGGGTCTGTCTGAGGGGTATCATCTGGGTAAAACCGATTTACGAATGCCTCGCCCAGGGCAGATCGAATGATGCTCAGATCCATTTCTGAGTTGCGGCCGGTGAGATCCCAGGCCATGAATTTGAGTAATAGAGCTGTTTTAAGGGTCGACCAGGTTTCTGGCTTATAATTCAATAATTTGTATTCTAGCGGCAAACTCGCCGGCGTCAAGGATTCTATCCAGGTATTCACCCCATTGGCATAGGCCTGGAGAATTAGTTGGGTCTCCGGATTCTCTTCCATGGATTTGATCGTTTTCTCTGCACCAAAAAGCAGGCCTCGTCTTCTTTGAACCCGGTCAAACTCAAGTGCTTTTGAACCAATGATCTCTGAAACACGGCCAGCAGCAACATGGGTTTGAAATTCCATTTGCCATAGACGGTGACGAGCCGTTAAAAACCCCTGAGCAAAAAACACATCATAGGTGTTTTCAGCAAAAACATGAGGAACCTGGCGCTCATCCCAAACGACTTTGACTTCAGCTCGCAAACCCTTAACATCAAGCACTTCATCAAGCTGATCCAGAGCAGCTCCATTTTGCCAAAAACCAGAAAATGGGTTTAAAAATTTACCAAGAGGGGGTATGCTGCCCTGACTATTATTCAACAGGACAAACAGACCGACCAACATACTAAATGCCAGGACTGTCTTGAAAATTCTCATATTAAATACTCCAGATTCGGGAATGAGGCGCTCAGCTCATTACAAAAACCAGCATGATCATTATACTGAATTGCATGCAGTCCTTGTTCCTGTGCAGCCTGTACATTAATTGGCAGGTCATCAATAAAGAGTATTTCCTCCGGACGAAACCCGCTTTTCCGAATGGCCTGTTGATATATAAATGGTTGTGGCTTCATACTGCCAACCATAAAACTATAGGTTCCGCCTTTGACCCATTGCATAAAGGGGAAATGCTGCATCAGAATATCATAGTGGAAATCATTGGTGTTGCTTAACAACCAAACCGGGAAATCCTTGGAAGCCCGCTTGAGAAAATCAATACCTTCCTTGTTGGGAAACAGCATATCCTCCCAATAGGTTTTAAATGTCTCGAGTGAAATATTTCTTGAACTGCCATAGTTGATCAATAGTTGTTCGTAAAACTGATTCGAGCTCAAATGACCTTTCTCATAGGTATTAAGCAGCTCTGCAGACATGGCTTGCTGAATCTGCTCTGCACTGATCTGTAACCGTTTGGAAATTTTCTGAATTGCGACGTTGGGATTGACCCTCACCAGAACCCCACCAATATCAAAGAAAAACGCTTTTATCTTATTGGGTTTCATAATCTATCCAAATCCTTTAGCTAGAGATCCAATGCCTTGCGTTTTTTCCCAAACACTACCATTAAAGCGTATCCCTGGTGGAATTCGATTTTCCTTTAAACAATACTAATATTAAAAGTCGTGGGATCAATGATAGATAAAGTAACATTCCCACTAGAAAATTCATCGGCTGCTGATGCAGTCTGGTAAAGTGCTTTTCAAAATAACGAAAGAAGGATACATGAGAACTCACGGTCATCTTTAACTTTGCCTGTTTCACACTGACACCACCAAGATGTACAATGTGGTACTCAGGTAGATACCATATTTTATAACCAGCACCCTTGATCCGTTTACAAAGATCCACATCATTGAAGAACATGGGAAAATTTGGATCAAAGCCAGCTAAACTTCTTAGAAGATCTCCTTCAACCATGAGGGCCGCTCCGGCAGGTTGATCTACTTCGCGACGACTCAGGTGGTCAAAATCACCCATTTTCCATCCATTGAAAACCCGGTTACGAGGAAACGAATAGGCTAACCCAGCCAAATTGTAAATGACATCGAGGTGTTTCGGGAAACGGCGACAGGTTTTTTGGATCCGTCCATCTGGAAACCGTAATTGTGGTGCTACCAACCCAATTTCTTTGCTTCCGTCAAGTGCTTCCAGTAAACCAGGCACTACACCGGGTTTTAGAATTGTGTCCGGATTCAATATCAATATTTGGCGACCACGGGATTGCTCAAGAGCCTGGTTGTTACCTACAGCAAAACCTCGATTAACCCGATTTAGCTCAACTTTTAACTCTGAATGGCTTCCCTGGAGTGTTTTAAGAATTCCAACTGTTTCATCTCTTGAATGATTGTCAACAACAATGATTTCGCCGGAGAGAGAATTAAGTTCTGGAATAACGCTTTCAATACATTCCCGAATCGTATCCGCAGAATTATAGGTAACGATGAGGATTGATAGCTGAAGGGGCGCTTGAGCTCCTTCATTTGCTTTAGACACGAATTAATCTACGCTCTTCTGGTCTGCAATTCACAGACGACACTATCAAATACCGACAGAATAGCATCATTGATTTTACTGTAATACTTAATTGACGAAACCGCTAGAAGTATCTGAGAATTCATGAAATGTGCCCTAAAACCATTAAATACAACCATATATAGTGAACACTCCTAAATCCATATATATCAACACTCCGCGCCATTTCGATGAACTCAATGCAACGCTCTGCGCGCTCTGCCTGCCCGCACGAAGTTATACGCAGGCGGGCGAGAGGGACTTTTTGCGAAGGCGTCTTAATTGGCATTAGATATTGTTTCTGGCTATGAGGTCGCGAATCTCTTTTTCTTCGGTTTCAATCCGCTCAGTATTAGCAGATTTCTCGCGGAGAAAATCCAGAACTTCCAGGGCATTGTCATACATCCCCTGATCTTTGAATATCTGCATCAAAGTAAACGTAGCCATGGAGCGGGTGATATTGTGTTTAACTGCTGACGCTTGCCTGGATACCGGTTTTTCTTTTTCAGGAGCCGGTGCTGCAGGCTCTGGTAGTTCTGTTGGTTGCACAGGAGTCGCAATAGTGGGCTTTGGTGGAATTCCTGGAATCATTGTCTCTTGATCAGGGATTTCATGTACGGGTTGGTCATCAGTCACAAATTCAATAACAACTTCTTCTTCTGGTTCTGACTTGGAGGTTTCAATCTCTGGTGCGATGGTCAAAGGCTCTTCTTTATCTTCATCCCGGGGTAATACTTCAACCAAAGCGGAACGCTCAAGACTGGCCGCTAGTTCTTCCAAAAACTTATACTGTCCAGGCTGTACTGTGAGATTTCGAGCGCTGGGGTATTTTTGATAAAATTTTGTCGCATCGGGATGTCCTGGCAAAGCTTTATTCAACAGATAGACCAAAAAGGCAACCTGCTCAGCTTCCATAGTATCACCAAGATTCTTCATTACCTCAATGATCACTCCCGGAAATGGTTCTTTGGTTAAAATACATTCAACCAGATGTTTCATTGACTGGGTAACCTCCCCTTTCGCCAAAAAGATCTCGCCCAAGAGTTTGTGGAGAACACCTTTGTGTTCAACATTTGGGAGCCCTAAAAGACAGATACTTAAAGCCCGGTTCAACTCACCGGCTTCCATATTCTGTCGGGCATACCAGGCAAACAGTGTCGATTGCGGATTTTCCAACAGGTAGGCTTCTAATTTTTCCTGTTTTTTTAACAACTCATCACGATTTCTAACATCCATTTGAAGCCCCTCTCCCTACAGCGGGATATTCCCATGTTTTTTTTGTGGGTTCGAATCCACTTTATTTTCCAGCATTTCAAAGGCTCTGATTACTTTTAAACGCGTTTTATTCGGTTCAATAACTTCATCAACATAGCCTCTTTCAGCTGCAGAATACGGATTGGCAAAGCGCTCTGAAAATTCACTGGTTAAGGTTTCCAAAGCTTTTTCAGGATCTTCAGCTCTGGCGATCTCCTTGCGAAAAATAATTTCTGTGGCTCCCTTGGCACCCATTACAGCGATCTCTGCACCGGGCCAGGCAAAATTGATATCACCACGGATGTGTTTGGAATTCATCACATCGTAGGCACCGCCGTAGGCTTTTCGGGTAATCACCGTTACTCTCGGTACGGTGGCTTCAGCAAAAGCATACAACAGTTTGGCTCCGTGGCGAATGATACCGCCCCATTCCTGGTCTGTTCCCGGTAAAAAACCCGGCACATCTTCAAAGGTCAGCAAGGGAATATTGAAAGCATCGCAGAATCGTACAAAACGAGCACCCTTTACTGCGGAATCGATGTCCAATACACCAGCAAGATGTGCAGGCTGATTGGCTATAACCCCAACTGGTTTTCCGTTCATTCGAACAAAGCCAACGACCATGTTCATGGCATATTCTGCATGAACTTCGTAAAAATCACCTTCGTCAATTACCATTTTTATAACATCTTTCATGTCATAAGGCTTGTTGGCATTCTCCGGTATAATTGTGTTGAGAGCGTCATCGGCTCGATCGACAGGATCATCACAGGAAATTCTTGGTGGCTCTTCCAGATTATTCTGAGGAATAAAACTGAGCAGTCTTTTAATGCCTTCGAGAACTTCGATTTCATTGTTACAGGTAAAATGACTCACTCCTGATTTAGATCCATGAGCAGTGGCACCTCCAAGATCTTCTTTGCTTACTTCTTCA
Proteins encoded in this window:
- a CDS encoding penicillin acylase family protein, which produces MRIFKTVLAFSMLVGLFVLLNNSQGSIPPLGKFLNPFSGFWQNGAALDQLDEVLDVKGLRAEVKVVWDERQVPHVFAENTYDVFFAQGFLTARHRLWQMEFQTHVAAGRVSEIIGSKALEFDRVQRRRGLLFGAEKTIKSMEENPETQLILQAYANGVNTWIESLTPASLPLEYKLLNYKPETWSTLKTALLLKFMAWDLTGRNSEMDLSIIRSALGEAFVNRFYPDDTPQTDPIIPAAKPWRFDPLITDAEPAPFEPQFVRDLRTGEPDKDNGSNNWAVSGEKTASGFPILANDPHLGLKLPSIWYEIQLHTPDMNVYGVSMPGAPAVIIGFNENIAWGLTNAGSDVMDWFELEFKDASYSEYLYLDEWVSSELRIEEIMVKDGEAVLDTFAITRFGPLVKFGEHQLENGHPVGLAMRWSAHDPSNEMSAILGMNLAGDIETFFKVLEQFSAPGQNFAVAAKDGDIAIRHNGKFPLRGQDQGKFVRAGRDTTGEWRQWIPYDQLPVISNPWRGFVSSANQNPAGQKYPYYMGWEYDDYERGSRINDRLEQLEKITFEDMQTLHMDNFNKGAQLILPLLLEQLDLSTLIDDQVEIVEDLKQWNYVSDPDQKAALFYKQWWVRLEEAIWNDDLTLFGEVRELPTRSVTAKLLLEEPGLVYYDDINTPEQEGRQEIINKAFQKTIVDLKKTLGDYGETWELGRARGTDINHLLSVKGLGRTGLFTGGGSGIVNATKKKHGPSWRMLVELGDFPKARCIYPGGQSGNPGSVFYDNAIDDWVRGNYYDIHFLTTPDVTNNSKLTMTSLRNYQ
- a CDS encoding HAD family phosphatase; the protein is MKPNKIKAFFFDIGGVLVRVNPNVAIQKISKRLQISAEQIQQAMSAELLNTYEKGHLSSNQFYEQLLINYGSSRNISLETFKTYWEDMLFPNKEGIDFLKRASKDFPVWLLSNTNDFHYDILMQHFPFMQWVKGGTYSFMVGSMKPQPFIYQQAIRKSGFRPEEILFIDDLPINVQAAQEQGLHAIQYNDHAGFCNELSASFPNLEYLI
- a CDS encoding glycosyltransferase family 2 protein, producing the protein MSKANEGAQAPLQLSILIVTYNSADTIRECIESVIPELNSLSGEIIVVDNHSRDETVGILKTLQGSHSELKVELNRVNRGFAVGNNQALEQSRGRQILILNPDTILKPGVVPGLLEALDGSKEIGLVAPQLRFPDGRIQKTCRRFPKHLDVIYNLAGLAYSFPRNRVFNGWKMGDFDHLSRREVDQPAGAALMVEGDLLRSLAGFDPNFPMFFNDVDLCKRIKGAGYKIWYLPEYHIVHLGGVSVKQAKLKMTVSSHVSFFRYFEKHFTRLHQQPMNFLVGMLLYLSLIPRLLILVLFKGKSNSTRDTL
- a CDS encoding acyl-CoA carboxylase subunit beta produces the protein MSHNDRLDKLKKLRAEALLGGGQDRLDVQHAKQKLSARERLDLLLDPGSFEEMGMLVTHRSTSFGLDKQKFLGDGVVTGHGTINGRRVFIFSQDFTVMGGSLSEAYAEKIVKVMDLAAKVGAPVIGLNDSGGARIQEGVVSLAGYADIFLRNTLMSGVVPQISAILGPCAGGAVYSPAITDFIYMTKGTSYMFVTGPEVVKTVTHEEVSKEDLGGATAHGSKSGVSHFTCNNEIEVLEGIKRLLSFIPQNNLEEPPRISCDDPVDRADDALNTIIPENANKPYDMKDVIKMVIDEGDFYEVHAEYAMNMVVGFVRMNGKPVGVIANQPAHLAGVLDIDSAVKGARFVRFCDAFNIPLLTFEDVPGFLPGTDQEWGGIIRHGAKLLYAFAEATVPRVTVITRKAYGGAYDVMNSKHIRGDINFAWPGAEIAVMGAKGATEIIFRKEIARAEDPEKALETLTSEFSERFANPYSAAERGYVDEVIEPNKTRLKVIRAFEMLENKVDSNPQKKHGNIPL